The Gemmatimonadota bacterium genome contains a region encoding:
- a CDS encoding ABC transporter ATP-binding protein → MAEVDRQRDGEQQGPGGMMMGGRRRMMMGDDERARDIRGTTRRLLGYMRRYKGTLMGVVGLVVVTTGLEVAGPYLMARAIDEYIAYSDLPGLFQIALLLAGVYVAMALTSWLQTFIMARVSQSSVRDLRQDLFNRLQMLPLRFFDRRASGDIMSRVTNDVDNISSVLSDSVTQLINSVLTLVGVSAMMFWMDWPLALISLLTFPLMTSLTGQVAKRARRGFREQQAALGALNGMIEETIAAEQVVKAYGREQASIEAFEKFNNRLKYAGTRAQFFGTLMPPLTFFVNNMGLVIVAFAGGYMAVQGDVTIGVIAAFISYVRQFGRPLGQVANLYNSIQSALAGAERVFETIDEFPEAPDMPDAVALEQVRGDVVFDRVCFGYEKDVPVLKEVSLHARPGEKIALVGPTGAGKTTIVNLLTRFYDIDSGAIYIDGHDIRQVKREALRRQLGIVLQDTFLLSDTVRENILYGRLDASDEEVVDAAKLANADPFIRRLPQGYDTMLSERGGNLSQGQRQMLAIARAALADPSILILDEATSSVDTRTEMRIQQALLRLMEGRTSFIIAHRLSTIRNVDEILVIDDGQIIERGSHRALLKAEGFYHNLYMSQFKGEVTFV, encoded by the coding sequence CAGGGTCCAGGCGGAATGATGATGGGGGGGCGTCGCCGGATGATGATGGGTGACGACGAGCGAGCGCGGGATATTCGGGGAACTACCCGCCGTTTGCTGGGGTATATGAGACGCTACAAGGGGACTTTGATGGGGGTGGTGGGGTTGGTGGTGGTCACAACGGGGTTGGAGGTGGCAGGTCCGTATTTGATGGCGCGTGCGATTGATGAGTATATCGCCTATAGCGACTTGCCGGGCCTTTTCCAAATTGCCCTGTTGCTGGCGGGGGTGTATGTGGCTATGGCACTGACATCCTGGCTGCAGACGTTTATTATGGCACGGGTATCTCAAAGTTCTGTGCGGGATTTGCGACAGGATCTTTTTAACCGCTTGCAGATGCTTCCGCTGCGGTTCTTTGACCGGCGTGCCAGTGGTGATATCATGAGCCGTGTGACCAATGATGTGGATAATATCAGCAGTGTGTTGTCGGATAGCGTGACGCAGTTGATTAACAGCGTGTTGACCCTGGTGGGCGTGTCGGCCATGATGTTCTGGATGGATTGGCCTCTGGCGTTGATTAGTTTGCTCACCTTTCCGCTGATGACTTCTTTGACAGGGCAAGTCGCCAAACGCGCGCGTCGGGGGTTTCGCGAGCAGCAGGCGGCACTGGGTGCGCTCAATGGGATGATTGAGGAGACGATTGCTGCAGAGCAGGTGGTGAAAGCTTATGGACGCGAACAGGCGTCGATTGAGGCGTTTGAAAAGTTCAATAACAGATTGAAATATGCCGGTACACGCGCGCAGTTTTTCGGGACGTTGATGCCGCCTCTGACCTTTTTTGTGAACAATATGGGTCTGGTGATTGTGGCTTTTGCGGGTGGCTATATGGCGGTTCAGGGCGATGTGACAATCGGTGTGATTGCCGCTTTTATCAGCTATGTGCGGCAGTTTGGACGACCTTTGGGCCAGGTTGCCAATTTGTACAATTCGATACAGTCTGCACTGGCCGGGGCAGAGCGGGTTTTTGAGACTATTGACGAGTTTCCCGAAGCGCCCGATATGCCAGATGCGGTCGCGTTAGAACAGGTTCGGGGGGATGTGGTTTTCGATCGGGTGTGTTTTGGCTATGAAAAAGATGTGCCAGTGCTCAAAGAAGTGAGTTTGCACGCCAGGCCGGGGGAGAAGATTGCGCTGGTAGGACCGACGGGAGCGGGGAAGACGACCATTGTGAATTTGCTGACCCGGTTTTACGATATCGATAGCGGGGCGATTTATATCGACGGCCATGATATTCGGCAGGTGAAACGGGAAGCGTTGCGCCGGCAACTGGGTATTGTGTTGCAGGATACTTTTTTGCTGTCTGATACTGTGCGGGAAAATATCCTTTATGGAAGGCTCGATGCTTCGGATGAGGAGGTGGTTGATGCGGCTAAATTGGCCAATGCAGATCCCTTTATTCGCCGATTGCCCCAGGGCTATGATACGATGCTTTCGGAACGCGGCGGCAATTTGAGCCAGGGACAGCGACAGATGCTGGCCATTGCAAGAGCCGCGTTGGCCGATCCGTCGATTCTCATTTTAGATGAGGCGACATCCAGTGTGGATACGCGGACGGAAATGCGGATTCAACAAGCGCTTTTAAGGCTGATGGAGGGGCGAACGAGCTTTATTATTGCCCATCGGTTGAGCACGATTCGCAATGTGGATGAGATTCTGGTTATTGACGATGGGCAGATTATTGAACGCGGGTCGCATCGTGCGTTGCTGAAGGCGGAGGGGTTTTATCACAATTTGTATATGAG